Proteins from one Pyrococcus kukulkanii genomic window:
- a CDS encoding DUF835 domain-containing protein — translation MSLESISRVIISLISMLTAVYFFRISYKERRKDAFYGGFGWIALSLHYFLRYVNISTQIAEIFLYFYALGISLYTVLLLEDLSPTALRHVRWYLLVPLSHVLYRLITVTFGFKKAFVGGIAGDAGFMLLISAYILWKGLEKEGLITSIGMIVLGIDLTLYKFIGDTIIDVLFILAGAILLSFTSVHKYSRLVKDISKGKIPEIKPGMKIVPDAYFEVLLETLEDKPVLLFTRDMTKKSKSWIVFYVTNSQVENGIRPTELEKMTHLAVRFMREVKEAGGRGVVAIDCLEYLRLYNDLKSLLKFLHTLRDYALKEKGTVIVAYTPEAWEENERAMLFRVQ, via the coding sequence ATGAGCCTAGAATCAATTTCGAGAGTCATAATATCCCTGATAAGCATGCTAACAGCGGTCTACTTCTTCAGGATATCATACAAAGAAAGGAGAAAAGATGCCTTTTATGGAGGATTTGGCTGGATAGCCTTATCTCTCCACTATTTCCTCCGATATGTCAACATTTCAACACAAATAGCCGAGATATTCCTTTACTTTTATGCCCTAGGAATATCCCTTTACACCGTTCTTTTATTGGAAGATCTATCCCCTACAGCACTTAGACACGTTAGATGGTATCTCCTTGTTCCACTCAGTCATGTATTATATAGGCTAATAACGGTAACATTCGGCTTTAAAAAAGCCTTCGTTGGAGGGATAGCTGGAGACGCAGGTTTTATGCTTCTGATTTCTGCATATATACTTTGGAAAGGATTGGAAAAGGAAGGACTTATAACGAGCATCGGAATGATAGTTCTAGGAATTGACTTAACTTTGTACAAATTCATCGGAGACACTATTATTGACGTACTCTTCATATTGGCCGGAGCTATCTTATTATCATTCACCAGCGTTCATAAATATTCAAGACTCGTGAAAGACATCAGTAAGGGAAAAATTCCCGAAATAAAACCAGGAATGAAGATCGTTCCCGATGCTTATTTTGAAGTCCTCCTAGAAACACTTGAAGACAAGCCGGTCTTATTGTTCACAAGAGACATGACAAAGAAATCCAAGAGCTGGATCGTATTCTACGTCACAAACTCTCAAGTAGAAAACGGGATCAGGCCAACTGAGCTAGAGAAGATGACCCACCTAGCAGTAAGGTTCATGAGGGAAGTTAAGGAGGCTGGAGGAAGGGGAGTTGTTGCTATTGACTGCTTAGAGTACTTAAGGCTTTATAATGACCTAAAATCGTTGCTAAAATTCCTCCACACATTAAGGGACTATGCCCTGAAAGAAAAAGGAACTGTGATAGTTGCATATACGCCAGAAGCATGGGAAGAAAATGAGAGGGCAATGCTATTCAGAGTCCAATAA
- a CDS encoding class I SAM-dependent methyltransferase, which yields MMIYLTFREARGLLRGIELINVDLGKTKNMVRVIRVNNYYLFPDGSKVERRIIEKIAEDEGTVYFIRDGEVFKAAIAGEHFYKLVPTIPPTIEINGIRMHRTKDTDPMKDTVAKVNTVNPREGERILDTCMGLGYTAIESAKRGATVVTIEKDPNVIELAKINPWSAELFSNPRIKVIHGDSYEVIKEFNDEEFDVIIHDPPRFSLAGELYSEEFYREMYRVLKPGGRIFHYVGNPGKRYRRKDIQRGVMERLRRVGFVGVKKSEEALGIVASKPGR from the coding sequence ATGATGATTTACCTCACCTTTAGGGAGGCAAGAGGTTTACTCAGGGGTATAGAGCTGATAAACGTCGACCTTGGCAAGACTAAGAACATGGTTAGAGTTATTAGGGTGAACAATTATTATTTATTTCCCGATGGGAGTAAGGTGGAGAGGAGAATAATAGAGAAGATAGCTGAAGATGAGGGAACAGTTTATTTCATAAGGGATGGAGAAGTTTTCAAGGCAGCAATAGCTGGAGAGCACTTCTACAAGCTTGTTCCAACTATTCCTCCTACCATAGAGATAAACGGGATAAGAATGCATAGAACTAAGGACACAGACCCCATGAAAGATACCGTAGCCAAGGTAAATACCGTTAATCCCAGGGAGGGGGAGAGGATACTTGATACGTGCATGGGTCTTGGCTATACTGCAATCGAATCAGCTAAGAGGGGAGCCACCGTGGTAACAATCGAGAAGGATCCAAACGTTATTGAGCTGGCAAAGATAAACCCTTGGAGTGCTGAACTATTCTCGAATCCAAGGATAAAAGTAATTCATGGAGATTCATACGAAGTAATAAAGGAATTCAATGACGAAGAATTTGACGTTATAATTCACGACCCTCCCAGGTTTTCCCTAGCGGGAGAGCTGTATAGCGAAGAGTTTTATAGGGAAATGTACAGGGTTCTTAAGCCTGGGGGAAGGATTTTCCATTACGTGGGAAACCCAGGAAAGAGGTACAGACGAAAAGACATTCAAAGAGGTGTTATGGAAAGGTTAAGGCGTGTAGGCTTTGTTGGAGTTAAGAAGAGTGAAGAAGCCCTTGGAATTGTAGCCTCTAAGCCAGGACGGTGA
- a CDS encoding dipeptidase — MIFDAHSDLPTYVYEEREKGKTRVLEEKFDEFFNGISARVMSVWSRPEKRPIILRYTLEAINRLSKDVEESSKFEIVGNVKEMEEAIKAGKVAFWLGIEGGEPVESLDVLEILYFLGLRVLTLTWSLRNQIGDGVFERTNGGLTNFGVEVVGKAEELGIILDLSHINEAGFWDTLDVTGFPVIASHSNAKTLCDNPRNLTDEQIKAIAERDGVIGAVAIPAFVDKEKPTIEKYVEHIEYMVNLVGYKHVGLGFDFVYYLPGWSGKSIEGFENESKIPKLVELLNERFSKKEVEGITFENFKRVFERVIG; from the coding sequence ATGATATTCGACGCACACTCAGACTTGCCTACCTACGTCTACGAAGAGAGAGAAAAGGGAAAGACAAGGGTACTCGAGGAAAAATTCGACGAATTTTTTAATGGAATATCCGCAAGGGTTATGAGCGTATGGAGCAGGCCGGAAAAGAGGCCAATAATCCTTCGATACACCCTTGAAGCCATAAACAGGCTTTCTAAAGATGTTGAAGAAAGCAGTAAATTTGAGATAGTTGGGAACGTAAAGGAGATGGAAGAGGCCATTAAGGCAGGGAAAGTAGCATTTTGGCTCGGAATCGAGGGAGGAGAACCCGTGGAGAGCTTAGATGTTCTTGAAATACTTTATTTCCTGGGACTGAGGGTTCTCACTCTAACGTGGAGCCTGAGGAACCAGATTGGGGATGGTGTTTTCGAGAGAACCAACGGGGGACTCACAAATTTCGGTGTTGAAGTAGTTGGTAAGGCTGAAGAATTGGGGATAATTCTTGATCTAAGCCATATAAATGAAGCAGGGTTCTGGGACACCTTAGATGTAACTGGCTTTCCCGTAATAGCATCCCACTCAAACGCAAAAACACTGTGCGACAACCCAAGAAACTTGACGGATGAACAGATAAAGGCGATAGCTGAAAGAGATGGAGTTATCGGGGCAGTTGCAATTCCCGCCTTTGTTGATAAGGAAAAGCCAACGATAGAGAAGTACGTCGAGCATATTGAGTACATGGTGAACCTTGTGGGATACAAGCACGTGGGGCTTGGATTTGACTTTGTCTATTATCTCCCAGGATGGAGTGGAAAGAGCATTGAAGGTTTTGAAAACGAGTCAAAGATTCCAAAGTTAGTAGAATTGCTAAATGAGAGGTTCAGCAAAAAGGAGGTTGAGGGAATAACATTCGAAAACTTCAAGAGGGTGTTTGAAAGGGTAATTGGCTGA